From Bradyrhizobium sp. sBnM-33:
TGGGTGGAACGGTCTGACCGGAAGCAGCGCCTGGAATGTCCTCACCGGAAACTCTGGTAATTGGTTGGCCAGCTCGGCAAGGACACCCTTACTGGCGGCGGAGGCCTGGACAAGATGGTTTATGACTCGATCGCCGATTCCGGACCGGCATTTGCCGCCCGCGATGTGATCAACACTTTTGCCCACGGCGACAAGATCGACATTTCCGCGACCGACGCCAACAGTACGGTCGCGGGCAACCAAGCCTTCAGCTTCGTTTCCGCCTTCAGCGGCGTCGCCGGACAACTGCAGTGGGATCTGACTAATATCTCGCCGACAGGCGTGAAAGGCTACCTTGTGCAGGGCGATATCAATGGCGACGCCGCTGCGGATTTTTCGCTGCAAATCTATACATCACCAACCAATAACCTGCCCGGCGGCAGCGCAGGGTGGAATCTTGCGGCGTGGGACTTCGTCCTTTGAAGTAAAACCCCATTGAATTAAATCGTTTGTAGGGCTTGCGGTCGTGCGAGGCCGCCACTTGTAGCGAGATTGAGCGGCATCATGTAGCAGCCGGGCAAGTCGGTCGACATAACGCGATGCGCTGACGGCTTCTTTCGTGCGACCTCCATGCTGGAAATAGCCGCTTTCCTCCATTCGGATGCGCCACTGCAAGAGCGTTGGTCGGCGGTCGCAAGACGGATCTTGCCGGCAAGTTCTGGCGGGCGTCTCGTCCCCAACCATAAAGAGACTGGAGGCTACTGATGGACCAGGTCGCCGCTCGGAAAGGCCGGCGTCGAGTTCATAGCGGAGAACGGTGGCGGCGGCCTAAGGATGAGGAAGAGAAGGCGACATCTCTGGAAAGTGCCCTCGGCGTGGTTGTGATCTGAAGGCGCTTGCGGTGGGGGCTTCTATGTCGCGATTGAACCTTCTCCTCTAACAGAGAATGGCCTGTACGGAGGTAGATGAACATTTGCTTGCGGACCCATGCTGTTACAACTATCATCCTGTCCGTATTTTTCGGCCGCCGCTATTTGGTCCTATTGTTTCAGCGAGGCTGCTATGCCGACTTTTCTCAGACAGGCATTTCCTATCGCGTTGCAAGGCTCCGTAGGCACAACGCTGTCTCTCTCATCGCTGGTTACCCAAGCCTTTGGAGACAATGCCGGCTCCATCACAGGTGCTTGGCTTGGCTACTACGGCATCGAGGCTATGCAGGCCTGGAATTTCAGCTACGTGAACCCCGCTTCTCCGTCCATTTCAGCTTGGCGCTTAAACGGTTCACCAATCCCTGCTTCGACTCCCAGCAGCTTCAATCAGACGTTTGTTTCTTCCGCTCAGTTTGCAACAACCGATGTTCAGCTTGGGAATATGTTCGACCCCCAGCTCTACATGACCGTTCGTATCGACAACGGGGCGCCTGACCCGGTGTACATTCAGTACGTCTTCACGACCGACACGGCAATATCATCGCCAGTTCCGGTGAACCGTGCACCGACTGCAACCGAAATTGTCGCTGCTGCACGCACTTTCGTTGCCGAACATCCTGGAATTCTCAACAGCAACGACTGTCACTGGATCTCAATGGTGATTGGCGGATCCGTCGGCGCAACCATGTCTGACGCCTCCTATAGCCTAGTTCCGACGGAAAATCTCGAGGGAGGCTTCTGGCGCGTCGCGTATCGGGGAACGGCAGCCACGCCGAGCAATTGGCTAACCCTAACCAAGCCCGGAGACATAGTGCGTTTTGATTGGGCAGATCCAGCACAGCCACAGCACACCACGCTGATCACAGGTCAGGTTCAGCCCGACGGTGGTGTGCTCGTAGTAGACAACTCCGGAACCATTCACGAGCACGTCGCCTATTACGATCAGTTCTCAACGGCTTCGACCGTAACAATCTATCGCGTCACCGCAGACAATCTTTACCTGATCGAAACGACAGATGCCAGCGAGACTGTCCTCGGCACGACGTTTAACGATTTACTTCGTGCCGGTGGTGGTAATGACATCATAAATGCTGGCGTTGGCAACGATGTGGTTGTTGCAGCCGCCGGCGACGACACCGTCAATGGGGGCGCCGGCCACGACCGCATCGATGGCGGTTCAGGCGTCGACACCATGAGTGGAAACGCCGGGAACGACACTTATGTCATCAACAGCGCCAGCGACATCGTTGTGGAACAGGTCAACGAAGGCACCGATACACTTGAGGTCGGGTTCACTTGGTCCGGCCGCCCGGCCAATGTCGAAGTGGTTCAGCTTACAGGCAGTGCATCGATCAATCTCACAGGCACCACCGGCAATGACATCTTGCATGGCAACAGCGCAACCAACACGATCCTCGGCGGCGTTGGCGCCGACGTCATCGCGGGGGGCGGAGGCAAGGATCTGATGACCGGCGGCGCCGGACTCGACCGGATGGTCCTCTCGACCTTGTCGGATTCGGGGACGGCGTTCGCGTGGCGCGATGTGATCAATACGTTCGCGCATGGTGATAAGATCGACTTCTCGGCGCTCGACGCCAACAGCACAGTCACGGGCAACCAGGGCTTCAGCTTCGTTTCGGCCTTCACCGGCGTCGCAGGCCAGTTGCAATGGGACCTGACCAATATCTCGCCGACAGGCGTGAAAGGCTATCTCGTTCAGGGCGATATCAATGGCGACGCAGCCGCAGACTTTTCGCTGCAAATTTACACAGCGCCGACCAATAACTTGCCCGGAGGCAGCGCCGGATGGAATCTCGCAGCATGGGATTTCATACTTTGATACTTACTGAAGTTGCAGGTTCGATCCATTGGAGGCAAGGTAGGTCGTCGCAAACGAGCTCCTGGCCCAAGAACATAAGCGTCGCTTACCCGAATGGCCGAAATGAAAGCTATTTCGCCGAGCGGAGGTTCGGCCTATTCGATCTTATTCTAACCATGCCGAGTTCATTCCGCCGGCGTGGGCACTAAGTCATTGCTTAGAGGCGGAGAGATGCTATGGCGCAGACCCTGTATTACCCGGTAAATTTCGTTACGCTGCATCAGAAGGCTCCGACGGGAGTCGATCCAGGTCTTAACTCCGGAAATCAATATCTAGAAATAAATGGTGTCCAACGTCCCGAACGAAGTACGGACAAGAGTTCGGCTTCGGCGATCCCGGCGAAAATCCCAGCTTCGCCAGCTTCGATTAGACGGAATGGGAGGTTGGCTTTGCCACTCTGGTCCGGCCATCCAACTTGACCGCAAAGGGCACGTATCAGGTCGAAGCTCCAGGTGGAAGCACAAGTACAATACCTGGCGCTCAATGAGCGTGCCAGATGCACTTCATTGTTCCGACGAAGTATCTCGACCCCACAGTTGCTGATTAAGTGCAAGCGCTGATGGATGACGCGCGCTCGGCGCTGCTCGAAAACTGGCATCGCGGGATGACGAAGAAATTCGCACATTTTGTAGGTCCCCGCTCGATCCAAACCCGCTGATACCCAACTGGAGGTATTATGGCTGACGTCCCTGCGAATGTATCAACGACATCTTGGTTCGAAAGTAGCGAATTTTATTCAGCCTCCAATTTGGAGGCATCATACTCAGGCTTATTCGAAGCATCAGGCGATGACGACTGGATCGCGATTACTCTGATTGCAGGGATGCGGTACGTGTTTCTTCTCCGGGTCGACTGGCGCTGACGCTGCTCTCCAAGAACTTGACACATCGCTCGCGATTTTTGACGCGAACGGCAATCCCCTTGCGAGCGATGAAGACAGTGGCGTTGGCGCCAACCCCCTCCTCATATTTATCGCTCCCACTGCCGGAACGAATTATATTCAGATGGCGAGAAATAATTCTATAGCGACGCAATGCGAGTATTCGGTGTCTGTGACGTCTTGGTTGTAGCCATCTTCTCCTCACATGGGTAAAGAGTACGTCTTTCTCACATCCGCTCCCGATACGATGTCTGTACCGACGATCGATCAGATACTCGTCGGTGGCGCCGGGAATGACGTCCTGTCGCTTGGCGCCTTCAATGGATTCAACGGAATCGACGCTTACGGCGAGCAAGGAGATGACACGTTAAACGGTAATGCCGACGGGAATAATTTGTTCGGAGGCGTAGGGAACGACACGCTGCGGGGCAACTCTGGATCCGATAGGCTGTGGGGTGATGCCGGCAACGACTTTCTGTTCGGCGGCAGCGGTGCGGATGATCTCTACGGCGGCCCCGGAGCGGACTACATGGCCGGCGGCGACAACCCCGATCTATACATCGTCGATAATGTTAATGATGTTGTTGTCGAACCGTAGATGAGCCAGGGGATCGTGTTGTTACGGGCCTTGAATGCCTATGTCCTGCCTAATAACGTTGAGGAGTTGATCTTGATCGGCGACACGCCGTTGAGCGGCAGTGGCAATGCTCTCGCCAATAAAATCACCGGCAATCTTGGTTCGAACATCCTGCGTGGCAACGCCGGGGACAACATCTTGTTCGGCGGCCAAGGCGTTGACACGCTTATCGGCGGTGCGGGCAAGGACACGATGACTGGCGGCGGCGGTCTCGATAGGATGGTTCTGACATCGTTGGCGGACAGCGGCGCAGCCTTCATCAACCGTGACGTGATCAACACCTTTGCGCGCATGGTGACAAGATTGATCTCGCAGCGATTGACGCCAACAGTATCATTGGCGGCATTCAAGCCTTTACGTTCGTGTCCGCGTTCACGGGTGTCGTGGGGCAGTTGCAGTGGGACCTCACGAATGTTTCGTGGGCTCGGGTGAAGGGCTATCTGCTTCAGGGCGACATCAACGGCGACGGCGCCGCGGATTTTTCGCTGCAAATTTACACGTCGCCCACGAAGAATCTCGCCGGCGGCAGCGCCGGATGGAATCTCGCGGCGTGGATTTTATCCTCTGACGCCAACTCGGTTTTCGATTTGAACGCTTGGGATTTCGCACTTTGAGGTTCCTGCAAAGAGACCATCGCAAATGACGGCGCACCGCCGACTAGCCGCGTCGACCAACTAGGGGATGCCTATGCCTGATCGTGCAATGGTCACCGACGGTTGTCGCAGGCGTCGCGCCTGATGCGGGGGGTCTCCCGGAACGATCGCTATCAGTAACAGCCGTTTTGCAATGATTAGGTCCGACGCAACCCATGTCGGGACTGACAAGAGCGGGTCGGCAATGTTCATTCAGTTTTATGATGCATTTGGCGCAGTTTCCGGATTGCCGCTCCAGGTCAACTCGACCTCTTCTGGCGATAAGATTTACGTCGGCGGTTGTGATCTTGCTGATGGCGGTGCGGTGGTCTTTTTGGGAAGATGTCTCGACTGGGGCAATCCGAGCTCAGCGCTTCAGCTCTGCGGGTCAGAAGGCAGGCGCGGAGCTCCTGATAGACGCGGCGGGCAGCCACGGAACTCTCGACGTCGAGAGCCTGCCGAGGCGGCTTTGTCGTAGCCTGGACCGACACCGATGGACAAGGAATGGGTGTTCGGGCCCAGGTCTATTCTGCGACAGGCGGAAAGATCGGCATGGAAAGGGTGGTTAATAGTCAAACAGCTGGCCACCAAGGCCATCCGACAATCGCAGTGCTTCCCAGCGGAGAGTTTGTCATCGCGTGGGAAGGCGATGGTCTGAGGGCGCAGCACTTCTCGGCGAATGGCACCGCCATTGGAAACGAACTCCTCTTGACTCCATTGAGCCCTCCACTTCCGTCGAACGCCTCGGAAAGCTATCTCTTTGGGCAGATTGTGGGCCTTCCGGACGGCAATTTTGTAGCCATCTGCAACGACCGACAGGTCTACGATATATTCGACGACGGAGTGTTTAGCTCGAGCGGCATAATCTAAATAGTCAGTTCTCTCGCCGGCGGGCGTTGCGATTAGCAACTCAGTCGAGCTGAAGCAAATATCAGCTGACTGTTACCACTACCCAGTCAGCCGGCGATGAGTTCGACGTCATCAATGTCTTTCTCGACAAGACGGGCGGTCTCTACATTGCTTACGACCACTACGGAGCGCAAGATGAAATCAATCTCGCCACGATCTCACACTATTCCATCGCCGGAGACTTGTTGAGTGAACTGGTAGCGGCAAGCGACAATTATAATCTCTCCTTTCTGCCTGCCTTTGCTCTGCTATCGGACGGCCGCGTCGTGGGTGCTTGGGAGGAAGCGACGTTCGCCCTGGACGGAGCGAAGTCGGACACGCGCAGAGTTGTCATTCTTGATGACCGTGGGGCTTCATTTGCAGGGGCGTAGCAGATGATTTCATCGTTGGCGCAACACAGGGTGCTATGTCAACAATGTCATCAACGGCGGCTCGGGCAACGAAACTATCCATGGCATGAATGGCAATGATCAGATTTTCGGCGCTGGCGGCGCCGATTTTCTCTTTGGCGGGAATGGTGCTGACATACTCGATGGCGGACTCGGCAACGACGTGCTCACGGGTGGTGAGGGCAAAGATTTGCTGACGGGGTCGGGCGGGCTTGACCGAATGGATTTCAACACGCTTTCCGCATCCGGTGTTGCATTTGGAGACCGCGATGTGATCAATACATTTGCGCATGCCGACAAAATTGATCTGTCGGATATCGACGCGAATAGCCTCGTTGGCGGCAACCAGCCTTCACGTTTGTTTCGGCCTTCACCGGCGTCGCCGGCCAGCTGCAATGGGACCTGACCAATATCTCGCCGACGGGCGTAAAAGGCTATCTCGTCCAGGGCGATATCAATGGCGATGCGGCTGCGGATCTTTCGCTGCAAATCTACACATCGCCGACTTGCCCGGCGGTAGCGCCGGATGGAATCTCGCGGCATGGGATTCTATACTTTGATACTTGGCCCGCGAAGCCGGTAAAAGCTCGCCTATGCAAGCTGGAGGTGGGTCGTCGGAATTAGCTTGGCGTCGGTTGCGCTCGATATTGGCGATGGGAACTCGTGCCATCGAAGGCGCGGCAAAGCCAATTATGCGCTCTCAAGGCTGAAACAGGGTTCGATTCCCCTAGAGCGCCAACGATTTCAGTAACTTATGCCTCTGCTGTTTTCTTCATCAAATAACTATCGAATAAACGGGCACGAACGTAGGCGAACGCGCCGTGACCTGAATTGTCCTTCTTGCGCGCGCGGGATTGAATGAGCAGCGAGGTGCGCCCGGCGGCAGACGCTAGAAAAATCGAGAGATTATGGAAAACTGAAATGGTCGGCGCGCTATGTCGCTGAAACCATCGAATGGCTGGCGCGCACTCAGCCGCTGATTGCATATGCACTGCGCCGATTGTGGTTTCGTGCTCTGCATCCTTATAGCCACGTGTATCGAGCCTCGTATTCGACTGACAGGTATGGCGCTTCAACTTGCCGGTGTCGTCGTCGTGGGTGTGGGACTACCGGATACTCGGAGCCTTCGCTGATGAGCCCACAACGCGGCAGGCGATCGTGAATTGGTGGTCTGGGCGGCCAACGTTTGGGCCGAGGCACGTCGTTCTTGCGGCGGAAGGCGCCTCGCTTGGACTCTCCGGAGGTTCTGCTCGCGGGAGGGTGATCCCCGGTCCGAATAAGCCCTTAGACCAGCGAGTCTCCTTGCTGGAAGATCAATACTCGCGTTTGTTCAGTGAGATGTGAACGCTTGCTTTTGAGACGGCAATCAGGATTGAGAAGGTAGAAAACTCGAAGGCCGAAGCCTCTGAACGTCAAACGGGCCGATGATAGTATCCGAGGATAGCTACGGCTGGCCTTGCAGCAGGCCTGCCACTCGCGCGCGTTGGTTTCATCTTTTTTGTTCTTGAGATTTCGACCGGCACTGCCTCTCCCGAACTCGCGAAATTATTCGGGGCCACCACCTGCCAATGGTCACGTCGCTAGTAGCGGCAACACGGCAGCGCCGCACAATGGGTAAGCTAGTCATCAATGACATCTCAAGGACAAACTCCCGGGCCGATCGGCCGGGCGTTGCTTCAGCAAAATGTTCTCACCGTCGTCCCCATAACTGATCGAGTTCTTTCTGCGCCGCCGCGCGGCGATCGTCGATCCACTTCGCCAGATCGAGCAGGTGAACACCGCGAGCAGCCTCTTGGCTGGCCTCGATCCGCACCAACGCACTGGCATGGATTGTGGCGGCCATGATTCTTGCCCTCGATCACCGCCAGTTCCCGAACAGCGCCCTCTTTTCCTCGGGCGGACCGGTCATAGCGTCTATGCTTTCCATGCTCCGCTTGTCCTACTTTTCGGTATCGCCGGCTTTCCGTGGTGGCTCAATTTGGCTTAGCGATCGGCGTGGGGCTAGGTCTTTTTCTTGGTTGAGCATCCGGTCGACCACATCGAAAGAAAGCTTTCAGCCGCCTACACCTGATGAAGCGCCTCTCGCTTGGCCTAAATCCTTGCCACAGGAGGCCTAGAGCGCCTTAGTTGAATTGAAGAGCGATAACAGGTAGTTTCTCCCGTTCATCATTCAATTAATGTCCATCCTTGATGCTGCTCACCATCCTCATACCTTGCTATAATGAAGCAGCTATCCTTCCGGCGTCCATCGCACGTCTTTGCGATTACCTCCGAGAGCAGCCTTGGAGAGGCCCGTTAAAGGGAGATTGGGAAGTCCTGGTCGTAAATGATGGGAGCACCGACAGCACCAAATCGGTAATGGCCGAACTTTCCGCCACCAACCCAAGCGTTCGGTGCGTCTCCTACCCTATCAATGCGGCCAAGGGCGCGGCTGCAAGTCGGCTTCGCCGAGGCTCGGGGAGAATGGATTTTTTTGCGTTGACGCTGACCTCGACTACGGTCCGGAACACATCGCGGCGTATCTAGCCACGGCCACGACCAGCGGCGTCGATCTCGTAGTTGGTTCGGCCTATATGAAGGGCGGTTCGGCCGTCGGCGTCCCGCCAATGCGTCTATTTATGAGCTGTGCCATGAATTGGTATTTCGCGCGCGTCCTGCCGGTTGGCTTTTCGACATATACGTCGATCTTAAGGCCTGTATCGGCGGTCAGCGATCCAGCAGATGCTCCTGACAACGCCGGACAAGGATGTGTTACCGGAGATGCTAATCAAGGCGCAACTGCTGGGGCTCTCCATGATTGAACAGCCCGCCCACCTCCGTTGGAAAGTCGAGGAGCAGCCCGCACGACGTGGCGGGGCCAGCGTATTAGGAACAGCAAAGAAGGTTGTGAAACATCTCTTGTGGGGAGTAATCGAAAACCCACTGTTGTTCTTCATGGTCCCGGCGGCCGTGACCGGTATTTTGAGGTCTGGTTCGGGATCGCGCTGATTACCCTGTTCACGCGGGCAATCGCCGTCACTGACGCCTCGGGCCTTCAGGCTATATCGAACGCGGCAAGCCAGGGCGTCCGCTCCAGTCCTCAAACAGCATCGATCTTCGCGATACTGGTCATCACAGATCTCATCTTGTTTGCCCTAGGAACCGTGATCCTCCAAAACAAGATCAGGAAAGACCACGACTTCATCTATTTCTCGCGCCTCAACGCGAAGCTCGAAGAGCTGTCGCGCCCCGACGTCTCGTAACTGATGGAGATCTCCCGAAACAAACAGTTTCGCAAGTTCCTGTGCGGCGCCGTCTCGATCGTCGTTCTAGTCGTGCTGTCCATATGGGTTCGCGCTTACGCTGACGCAGCCGGCACGTTCATCAAGCCCTATATGGGCACTTACCATCAGGATACGCTGGCCGAAATCAGCAAACAGTCCTGGTGGCAGCTGATGCTTCCGCTCAAAGCTTTTTGATGGCCGCTGGGGTCCTACAGGTTTTCTGCTGGTTCACTGGCTGGAAACGCTCGTAGGCGAACCCAAGGCGTTCTATCTCCTCGCGGCGATCATGGTCGTGACGGGATATCTCCTTGCCTACTTGGCGTTTCGCTCGCTGATGCTGGCCTTCTTGTTCGGCTTTGGGCTCGCAACCACCACGTTCAACTATCACGTGTACGCCGTCTCAGGTAGCGTTATCATCCTACCGGTCGTGACGTTCATGCTGATCTTCGCTTATGCCCAGTCGAGTTACTGCGGCGGCAAGCTTTTCACATTGGCTGGGCGCTTGCTACCGTTGGTACATGCATAGCGCTCGCGCTGTCGTACGAGGGATGGCTCGACGTTATGCCGCTAGTCGTGGTTGTCCATCCTATTCTTGCGTACCGCTATCGCCGTATGGGAGACCGCGATCGCGTCTACCGATGTCTGTTCGTCGCACTCACCACAACGGCAGTTGCCATTGTGTACATCGGCATCAAGAACCGCTTCGGATTGGAGGGACTTCATCCAGTCGGCGGCGAGGCCGACTTGATCTCGACATATGGCTTCAACCAGTCGATTCTGATGATCGAGGATGTCGTTTCGAGTTTCTTCACCTTTTTCTACACCACGATCAGCACTTACCTGCCCCCGCAACTGCTCTCGTTCTCCTTGTCGTCCTGGCTCTACGGACCCGACGAGGTTGTTCGACTGCAGGAAGGATATCACCCGCAGGCAACTCACCTAACCCATTACAACCATCTATTCTTGTGGCGCTATTACGCTGGATTCTTCCTCGCCCTCTTCTTAACGGCCTACGTCAGGGTGATAAGAGCCTCCTTCCAGCAGGCGGATGTGCACTACGTCATACTGTTTGTTCTTCTGACCGCAACCCTGATCGGCAGCCCGACCCACCTGATCATCAAATGGCGGCCGATGCACGCTGCGCCCCTTCTGGGATATCAGTGCTTCATGTCGATCATCGGTTTTACGCTACTGCTCTGCTATCTGATTCACCTCAAGATGCGCCGGGTCCAAGGCTGGCGGTCCGTGGGCTTGGCGCTCGCGCTGATCGCAAACTTCGGATATTGCGCCTACGCAAGGCCGAGCTTGCTTTCGCATATGTCGCACGAAGTATTTCTCGGGGCGTATCCCGACCCACGTATCAATCTAGACAACTGAGTAAGGCCACACTTAATGCCAGAAGATCCTTCGATCGATCCCATGACGCTGTCCCGCGAGGCACTCATCGCGGCACATATCATTCATACATTCGATCGCAAGCGCGTCCTCAGCAATCTTCATGGCTGCTATGGTCAGATCATGCGCTCAGTCTACGCCAGGCTGCTTTCGCTGGTTGACGGGAAACGGATACTTGATTGCGGTTGCGGTTTTGGCCAGTTTGCTCGGACAGCTATTGATGCTGGATACGATGTCACGCCCATTGATATCGACGAGGACTCTCTGGCGATCGCTCGTGACGTCTACAATGTTCCGTGCCTTCGAGTGAGCGCATATGAGACATCGTTGCAGGATGGATCGTGCGATACAGCGGTTTGCAACGACTCAATCAGCATTTGGATATTCAGCGGCTTACGCCGGAGTTCGCCCGCCTCGGCGTGCGTCGTGTCGTGATCTACGACTCCAACATCGAAAACTCGATGCTACTCCGGTATAGAAAGGTCGTAGGGCATGAGGAGAGCCACGACCGACCGGCTGACGAAATCATCGATGAATTCAGAAGCTGCGGTTATGAGCTGCGATCTCTTGAGTTTGAGAACTTTTTGGCTCTCCCGATCAGTGGTGGGTTGCAGCGGCCACCAATTCCCATTTTCTCTCGATTTCCGTCGACGATTATGCTTTAGATCAGTTGGTTGCTAGCATCTTGAGGACGCTAAGAGTCGAGCGAGGTCTGGCCTTCCGCTTTCAAATTGTTCTCGACCGATTTAAATAGGCTGCGGTAATCGGATTCTGAACTAGTGTCCTGAATCTGAAGTTCAGCGGACTCAAGGCGGTTGCGGCCCGCCTGAATAGGATGCCGACACGGTTGGCAAGTGGCGTCGGTTTTGCCGAGCATCGGCTCGAAGCTCTTTGGGACGAGCCGCGATCAGGGACGCCGCGTACGATCGAGGATGCCCGGATCGAAGCCGTGATTGTCCGCAACCTTGCACGAAGCCGCCCGACGCCACCCACTGGAGCTCGCGCGGCATGGCGCGGGCCAGTGGGCAGTCCGTCTCAACCGTCCAGCGGATATGGCGCGCCTTCGGCCCTGCAGCCGCATCGATTGGAGCAGGTCAGCT
This genomic window contains:
- a CDS encoding calcium-binding protein; the protein is MPTFLRQAFPIALQGSVGTTLSLSSLVTQAFGDNAGSITGAWLGYYGIEAMQAWNFSYVNPASPSISAWRLNGSPIPASTPSSFNQTFVSSAQFATTDVQLGNMFDPQLYMTVRIDNGAPDPVYIQYVFTTDTAISSPVPVNRAPTATEIVAAARTFVAEHPGILNSNDCHWISMVIGGSVGATMSDASYSLVPTENLEGGFWRVAYRGTAATPSNWLTLTKPGDIVRFDWADPAQPQHTTLITGQVQPDGGVLVVDNSGTIHEHVAYYDQFSTASTVTIYRVTADNLYLIETTDASETVLGTTFNDLLRAGGGNDIINAGVGNDVVVAAAGDDTVNGGAGHDRIDGGSGVDTMSGNAGNDTYVINSASDIVVEQVNEGTDTLEVGFTWSGRPANVEVVQLTGSASINLTGTTGNDILHGNSATNTILGGVGADVIAGGGGKDLMTGGAGLDRMVLSTLSDSGTAFAWRDVINTFAHGDKIDFSALDANSTVTGNQGFSFVSAFTGVAGQLQWDLTNISPTGVKGYLVQGDINGDAAADFSLQIYTAPTNNLPGGSAGWNLAAWDFIL
- a CDS encoding calcium-binding protein; the encoded protein is MGKEYVFLTSAPDTMSVPTIDQILVGGAGNDVLSLGAFNGFNGIDAYGEQGDDTLNGNADGNNLFGGVGNDTLRGNSGSDRLWGDAGNDFLFGGSGADDLYGGPGADYMAGGDNPDLYIVDNVNDVVVEP
- a CDS encoding calcium-binding protein — encoded protein: MSQGIVLLRALNAYVLPNNVEELILIGDTPLSGSGNALANKITGNLGSNILRGNAGDNILFGGQGVDTLIGGAGKDTMTGGGGLDRMVLTSLADSGAAFINRDVINTFARMVTRLISQRLTPTVSLAAFKPLRSCPRSRVSWGSCSGTSRMFRGLG
- a CDS encoding pyocin activator PrtN family protein, with product MAATIHASALVRIEASQEAARGVHLLDLAKWIDDRRAAAQKELDQLWGRR
- a CDS encoding glycosyltransferase, with protein sequence MLLTILIPCYNEAAILPASIARLCDYLREQPWRGPLKGDWEVLVVNDGSTDSTKSVMAELSATNPSVRCVSYPINAAKGAAASRLRRGSGRMDFFALTLTSTTVRNTSRRI
- a CDS encoding class I SAM-dependent methyltransferase; translation: MRSVYARLLSLVDGKRILDCGCGFGQFARTAIDAGYDVTPIDIDEDSLAIARDVYNVPCLRVSAYETSLQDGSCDTAVCNDSISIWIFSGLRRSSPASACVVS
- a CDS encoding helix-turn-helix domain-containing protein — translated: MASGVGFAEHRLEALWDEPRSGTPRTIEDARIEAVIVRNLARSRPTPPTGARAAWRGPVGSPSQPSSGYGAPSALQPHRLEQVSCSGTFTNVSATGVRGYLVHGDVNVDSAADFSLQIYTSPTNDLPGGAAGWSLAAWDFFL